The DNA region GGTCATTGTTGCAGTCTGGCTATGCAACCACCCGAGGAAGCCGCCAAAACGATCGCCCTGGTAAAACAAGCCAAGATCGGCATTGTCAGTTTGCCAATGTGCAATTTGTACTTGCAAGATCGGCAGCCTGCCCAGACCCCCCGTTGGCGAGGGGTGACATTACTGCACGAACTGAAACAGGCCGGAGTGCCCGTTGCGATCGCGGGGGACAATTGCCGGGATCCCTTTTATGCCTTTGGTGATCACGATGCCCTGGAAGTCTTCTCGATGTCAGCTAAGATTGCTCACCTCGATCGCCCCTATGGAGACTGGTGTAACGCTATTACAGCCACTCCTGCAGATTTAATGGGCTTACCAACTGTGGGACGAATTGGAGTCGGGCTGCCAGCAGATTTAGTGATCTTCAGGGCACGGCAGTACAGTGAATTGCTGTCTCGTTCTCAACACGATCGCACAGTTTTGCGAAATGGGATGGCGATCGATACAACGCTTCCAGATTACGCTGAACTCGATGGTTGCATTCAATAAACCACTGGCATTAATTAAACAGACGGCGGGAAGATAATTCAGTGACTTCAGATCTGTAGTGCTTACGGAAACTTTCGGCTGGACTGGGCGATTGCTCCGAAGAAACCGGAATGCCAGTCGGATTTGGTGACTTGACTAATCGTTCGGCAGCCAGAGTCCAAAAGTGTGCAGATTTGACAGAGACAAAAAAATCGGGGTTTAAGGGATGAGGAGGGCGCTGAGAAAGGGAATGTAATCCCTGGGTCTGAGCCTGAACTAAATCTACAATCCAGGGAAGAAAGTCCAGCAGTTCTTCAGGTAGAATGGTCAACTCAAAAGACCATTGCTGATTGACTCCCCGGCACACCTGCCCATGTCGAGGTAAGGCGACTGTTCCTGCTCCTTTGTTGATCGAACATCGAAGAACAAAGGGCCGATCGCTAACAAGAGCATCCGGAGCAAGATAGGCATAAATGGTAATGTAATTCAGCCATTGGTTGCTGTCTACCCAGGATGCGATCGACGCCAAACTGTTGTAGGAATTGCCGCTAATTTTGACGGGTTCCGGCATCGCTGTGGCAAACGATGTATAAAAGTCATTTCTTAATTTAGAAATTGTCCGAATGATCTCTGGAGTCATAGGTTGCACCTGAAAAGTCACGCTTCGAGCTACAAGGGTGGATGCTGAGTGATTTATGACTTTCTATAACGGGCCAGACGTTTGCGTTGTTTATGTTTGGCTAAAGCTTTGCGTTTCTCTTTTTCCGGCGGCGTTTCAAAGTGCCGATTTTTTCGCATATCCTGAAAGATCCCGGCTTTAGAAACCTGTTGCCTGAAGCGCCGTAATGTAGATTCAATGCCTTCGTTTTCGCCTGGTATGACTTGAGCCACGCTGAATACTCCTTAAGAACGAATGGGGAAGGCGATAAAGTTCTCAACCCAGGTTAGTACGGCTTCTGCAGGTGAAGGACTGAGAAGCAAGGGTACTTTATCCAGGTGAGCAGTGCTATAAAAAACTCCAGCAGAATAAGGCAGTTGTCTAACTCTGCTGGAGACTTTAAGCAATCGATGACTTGTAATGGGGACTAATAGCGACGATCGCTGCGGCGATTATTGTCCCAATTCCCCCCACCCGAAGGTCCTCTGTCCTCACGGGGTCTAGCCTTATTCACCTTGAGATCACGTCCCATCCATTCTGCCCCATCCAGCGCTTCAATGGCGGCTTCTTCTTCGGCTTCTGAACCCATGTCCACAAACGCAAATCCACGCGCCCGACCCGTTTCTCGGTCGGTGGGTACTTGAACCCGGTTGACCGTTCCATATTCTCCAAATGTATCCTTCAGGTCTTCCTGAGTCACCTTGTAGGATAAATTACCAACATAAATAGACATAGAGCTTCTCCAAGCATCCAAAAACTGTAGAGAGTTAGATTCGGAGAAACGCTTATCTAGAGAAAAACGAATTACACGACCGAAAATAATTCCTATAGCGCGATCATAACATGCTTTCAATCAACAGGTTGGCGCTTGAGGCAGAGTTTCACCCAACGAATATGACAAGATAAAAGGAGTGTTTAATGTATCTGGATCGATGTCTTCTATAGACCCATCTTTAAAGTCTGCTCTCGACCATCTGCGCGAGATTCGAGCTGCTCTGCTATCCCTACATAAAGCCTTACTGGACTCGGAACAGGAAGCTTATGAGCGGGTTAACGGGCCGATTAAGACGAAAGGAGAGTTATTTCAACTGGTGGTTGGAGATGAGTGGTTTAACTGGTTACGGCCAATCTCCCAGTTCATTGTCAGAATTGATGAATCCCTCGCTTCTAAAGAATCCATGACTTTAAATGAAGCGAATGAATTGATTGAGCAAGCCAGTACCCTGCTGAATCCCCTGGAAGTGGGGACAGAACCTGAAGAACGCTATTATCAAGTGATCCAGCGTGATCCCGATGTTGCCTATATGCACGCGAGGATGATGAATCTGCTCAAACAGAAGAGTTAAGCGTATTTAACCGAATCTCACCCGTCAAACTGGCAGCCTGGTTTCTCACTGCACTCCAGGCACTGTGATGAGCTTTTTCCTCTTCTCCGTACCATTGCAGTGCAGAGTTAAAAGCGACCCGATAGAGATTTTGGGCGGCTTCAGAAAGGCGATCGCGAATAGCGGCAGGAAGTTCTCGATTCGTCCGGTAAGGCATTTTGATACCCTCTGGCTCAAGTGGGATAATTAATCCTAATTCCGCGGCATCTGGCAGGGAAGTATCTTTAGACTGAAAACCCATTCAAATGAGCCTGTTTAGCTCCACAATTTATAGAAGGTTGGATGGATAGAACCTCAAGGAGTCAACATTGATTACGAGTCCCTTTAAGACAACCAAATCAGATGAAATTTTTGCGGCTGCCCAAAAACTCATGCCGGGTGGTGTGAGTTCGCCTGTGCGGGCTTTCAAGTCGGTGGGTGGGCACCCGATCGTGTTCGATCGGGTGCAGGGAGCTTATGCCTGGGATGTGGATGGCAACCAGTACATTGACTATGTGGGTACCTGGGGGCCAGCCATTTGTGGCCACGCCCACCCAGACGTGATTCAGGCCATTTGTGAGGCGGCTCAGAAGGGCACCAGTTTTGGCGCACCCTCCTACCAGGAAAACGTTCTGGCCGAAATGGTGATTGATGCCGTTCCCAGCGTGGAAATGGTGCGCTTCGTCAACTCCGGTACGGAAGCTTGTATGTCTGTCCTGCGCTTAATGCGAGCTTTCACCGGACGGGACAAAATCATCAAATTTGAAGGTTGCTATCACGGCCATGCCGATATGTTCCTGGTGAAAGCCGGATCCGGTGTGGCAACCCTGGGATTACCCGATTCTCCCGGTGTGCCCAAATCGACCACGGGCAACACCCTGACGGCTCCCTTCAACAACCTGGAAGCGGTCAAAGCCCTATTCCATGAAAATCCGGGCGAAATTGCTGGGGTGATTCTGGAACCTGTGGTGGGCAATGCCGGCTTTATTCCTCCCGATGCCGGATTCCTGGCTGGCCTGCGAGAACTGACCCGCGAAAACAACGCTCTGCTGGTGTTTGATGAAGTCATGACGGGCTTCCGGATTGCTTATGGAGGCGCTCAGGAGAAGTTTGGCATTACTCCCGACCTGACCACGCTCGGTAAGGTGATCGGTGGAGGCTTGCCCGTCGGTGCTTATGGTGGACGGCGAGACATTATGGAAATGGTGGCTCCGGCTGGCCCCATGTATCAGGCGGGAACATTGTCTGGAAATCCTCTGGCGATGACCGCAGGCATCAAAACCCTGGAATTGCTGCATCAACCGGGCACCTATGACTATCTCGATCGCATCACCAAGCGGTTATCCGATGGTTTGCTGCAGGTGGCTCAGGAAACAGGTCATGCTGCTTGCGGGGGTCAGATCAGTGGTATGTTCGGCCTGTTCTTTACTGAAGGGCCAGTCCACAACTATGAAGATGCCAAGAAATCGGATTTGACCAAGTTCAGCCGCTTTCACCGGGGTATGCTGGAGCAGGGAATTTACCTCGCTCCCTCCCAATTTGAGGCAGGCTTTACCTCCCTGGCTCATACAGAGGCGGATATCGATCGCACCCTAGAAGCCGCCCGTACCGTTTTGTCGAGCCTGTAATTAAGAACATAGAGACGTTTCGGCGAAACGTCTCTACCTACCGTTAGCATTCACAACCGGGATGCCCACAGCCACGCCCATTAGGATGGCCTTCAGCGCAGGCTTCGGTGCAGTAATATTTACCGTCTTTCTCAATCGCACCTGCACCGGGAGTAACCATGCAGTGGCAGCGTTCGCAGGCGCATTTGATTTGAGTGGCAGTCGTCATGGGATTACCTCATTAACATCTCTTCAGCGTAGCTGCTGGCCTGAACTGAACCGCCAGGGTTAACAATTTCTTCGGGGGGCAGTGGGTCGGTAGATGAGGCTGTCATCGCTCATTCGTCATGGGGCAATGACAGGTTGCAACCCCCACTCAGAAAATAATTGGTTTAGCTGATTAACCTGGCAGAATCGACTCGTCCTGAGTTGTGGAAAAATGAGCGGCGTCCGATCGCGCCAGCCTCAGCCAGTTTCCCGCTGGAGTGGAGTAGCCCAGTTCTGCCACATAATCCCGTCCGGTAAAGTTGCTGGCAGTGGGATCACCAATAAAGACATGGCGATCGCAATCTGATTCCAAACAATCGAACTCAGCCATGCTGTGAGGTTCCTGCGTATCTGGATGTCTGTCAGTGACATCATAAATCCGCAGTTTCAACTGTTCGCCGCCCTGTTGCCGAGCCGCCGCTTTTGCCGCTTCCGGCACCTCCCAATAGGCATAACCATGAGCGGCATCACGGGGTACTAGAATAATTCGACTGGTTTCCTGCTCTTCCCCAACGGGGGTAACAGCAGGTGTGGGAGCAATCGGAGTCGTTGGAATCCCAGACGTGCGATCGCCAGAAGTAACTGTCTTACCCACCGCATCTGCGCTTACGGGAGTTGCAGTGGTACTGGCAGCCATAGTTTTACCAGCTACTTCTGCACCTGCCAGAGTTGCAGCGGCCGCCGCCGCCGCCGTGCCAATACTGGTCGTATCAATCCCAGTAGTACTTGCAGGAGCCACCGTTTCGGTTGGGCTACATTTAGGAACCCGCACATGGGTCGAGCGAGCCAGTTTTGTCCAACCCCCATCTTCTGTGGGATAACCAATTTCTACGAGATAATCCCGGTCATCCAGGGCGATCGGCAGGTGCATATCCTGTTCTCCAGACGGACAATCGAATTGCTTCATGCTGTGGGGTTGCTGCCGATCCAGATCAATTCCTGTCACGTCGTAAAGCCGCAAGGCCAGATTTCTGGCTTCAGCCGTTTTGGCATCCGGCAGTTCCCAGTAGGCATAAGCATCCCGACAATTACGCGGGGTGAGAATAATCCGGTTGCGATCGCTCACAGGAGCCGCCACAGGAGCCGCTTGATTGCGCTTGAACAGCCATGCCACGAGCGGAATCCCAATGATGGGCAACAGCAACCACCACCAGGGACTGGCTGTGTTGCTCTCAGTTGTGGTTGCCGGAGCCGGAGCCTGAGGAGAAGCTGTAGTTTCTGGGGCAGGACTGGTGGCGGCAGGAGCGGTTTCTGTACGGGCTGCTTCAATTATTCGTTGATTGGCTGGAGTAACGGCGAATCCCAGGAAAGCCTTTGCCCCCGTACTGGGTGTTGGCCCCTTATAGATGTAATACAGAGATTGGGAAAAAGGATATTTGGGATCTGTGGGCGGCGTATTATGCATTGGCACGATTCGCACATTGGGCTGATCTACAACCTGGTCTGCGATCGCGTAGCCCAACCCATCCTGACCCAGTTTGGCAATTACTGCTTCTGTGCTGTCTTCCACCTGCACGGCGGTTGACCCCGTTTTGAAGGGAGCCTTCTGGAATACGGGATAGTTTTGAAATGCCTGTCGGGTGTCACTGGTTGCCGGGCGATCGACCAGACGCACCGGAGCGGATGGACCACCTACTTGTGACCAGTTCGTGACTTCGCCTCTAAAAATCTGGGCAAACTGGTCAACCGTCAAACTGCCCTTAAATGGACTCTCTGGCCCAACAATCATGGCAATTTTATTACGAGAGACAGGCACCGCTACCAGACCCTGAGCCTTTTCGGCTTCCGTTAACGGACGACCGATCGCCGCCAAATCGGCCTTTCCGGCAGCGACTGCAGCAACCGCTTCATCAGAACTGGCAGGAGTTACCGTGACACTGGTGCCGGGGTACTGCGTCTCAAAGCTCTGCTTCAACGCCTCACTAATCTTCTGCATGGCGCTGGAACTATCCACAACTACCTTGGTTCCCTGGGGCACGCTGGTAGGAAGTGGAAAAGCGTCTGCAGGGCTGGACTGTGCTGCTGCGGGTTGAAGCGTTAAGCCTGTAATTTGGGGCTTTGGAGCAGTGGCAAAGGCCAGCAGCACAGCCAGGGGAAGTAACGGCACATAGTTCTTGGATCGACTGGTCATATCCATCTCCCTGACGCAATAGAAAGTTTCGATCGGAAAAAAACCTATGACTCAGTGTTCTGTGGAATTGGGATGAATGGAGTTTTCTTAAGGTTAGATTCAGATTTCTACTAACCGACTTCAACCAAGTCCAGCGAGAGAACAGTCGTTTTCCGATCAGAGAAACTCCAGTTCTGGATTTGGACAAGGTTCAATACAACGCCATCATCAATTTTTTGCGATACTCCTTGGTCAAAGGATGGTCGTCGCCCAGGATATCGAAAACAGACAGCATTGCCTTCCGGGCACCATCATTGCGATATACCCGGTCTTTTCCAACTATGTCCAGCAAGGTGTCTAAAGCTGCCTGATAATCTTCCTGCAGCACCCCCTGGGCAGCGGTTTGAAAACTGCGATCGAGATCACTGGCTGGCTCAGTTTCGGTGGCAGTCCGTTTAAAGAAAATTAAGGCCTTGAGTAATTTGGCTTTTGGAAAATAATCCTTCTCGTATTCCTGGATTTTTAGCAGTAAGTCTTCGGCTGTTTCCAGTTGCCCCGTTTCCAGGTAGAAGTTGGCGGCTTCTAAAATCAGCCCGCGATGATCAGGATACCGTTGCAGCAATTCATGAAGTGTGGCTTGGGCCACCTCGATATTGCCTTTTTCGGCCTGCTGGTAAATGCCTTCCAACGCCGCATCCAATTCAGATTGCAGATTCAGTCCTTCCAGCAGTTGCCGTAATTGCGCTTCTGGCAAGACTCCCACAAAGCCTTCTTGCATCTTGCCCGCGATCGCAATTCGCACATCAGGAACGCCCTGCACCCCGTAAGTCTGTGCCAGATCAGGATTCTCATCAATATCGACCTTAGCCAGCACAAAATCATACTCCTGCACTAGCCGTTCCAGCATCGGAGCCAGCATCTTACAGGGACCGCACCAGGTGGCATAGAAGTCTACTAAAACAGGCTTCTGGTGAGACTTTTCCAGGACTTCCGTAGCAAAGTTGTGGTGATTGACCGCGATCGCAGAACCCATAGCCAATAACTTCGATTACTTCTCTTAGCGATTTCAGTATAAAGGTCAGCGGCATCCTCATCGCCATGCAACCGCAAAGTCAGACCTGATCTGAATTAACTCCCATTGTCCGCAAGCGTTCGGCCAGGCGATTGGCCCGCTCTGCTTCCGTGGGAATGACTCGTCCCTGGCGATCGCAGGCTGCGATTAGTCCATCAGGGACTCTTTCTGCTGTTCCGGGGATTGGGTTCTGGAGCGATATTCAGCGATCGCCCGTTGAAATCCCAGCACCACCAGAATATTCGACAGTGTTAATAAGGATTCTGCGCCACCGTGGAGCCAATCCACATTCGCGAGTTGCTCACCGTACACAACCCGAGCATAAATCCCTGCCGGAATCGTCACACCGACAAATACCAGTGTCATGTAGAAGCCAAGTAAGGCCAATCGAGGCATCTGCTGAGAGCGCGTCAAAAACCAGAGAAACCCCAGGTAGGGAAAGAGGGAGAGCGCGAAGAGAGTGTCTTTGGAGAGCATAAGAGTAGCTGGAAGAGTTAAGGGGTGGAGGGTAGGTGAGCGAGTGGAAGATTCTGAACTTAAAACTTAAAACTCAAAACTCAAAACTCAAGCCTTCGCCTTCGCCGATCGCCAGATCCACCAACCCGCCAGCAGCAGGGTGATATTGCCAACGACGGTCATACTGGCTTGCAGGGTAACGAGCCACTGGAGGGAAGCAGGATTGTCGAAAAAGTGCCAGGTGCAGGCGCACATTGCACTCACCAGGGCAGGCAACATGGCTAGGGAGAGTGCCCACCAGTTGCGGTTTTGGGTTACTTCGCCATAAATCCAGATGAGCCAGATGGCGGCCATCCACTCAATGACGCTGGACACATGAATAATCCAGGTGGGAATAGAAAGCGCGTGCATGAAAATTTGGGATTGTTAGATTTTGGATTTTGGATTTGATAGAACAGTACGTCCTAAGATTTACAGTTTAAGGGCATAGAGATTTGAGCAGGCGCTGTTTATTGTAAAACGGATATCTTCTACTTCTACGGATGCGATCTCAGTCTCTTTGACCTGAATCCAAACTCTCAAACCCAAAATCCAAAATGGCAACAGCGCGGGCAGTTTTGTGTGGTTACTACGGGATGGGCAATGGTGGCGATGAGGCGTTGCTGGCTTCTCTATTACAAATGCTGCCCGCTCATGTCACCCCCGTGGTGTTGTCGGGCAATCCTCAACAGACCCACGATCGCTATGGCGTAGAAGCCGTTTATCGCAAGGATCCAAAAGCTGTTTTCAGTGCCCTGCGTCAGGCTCAGGTGTTTATTTGGGGTGGGGGCAGTTTGATTCAAGATGCCACCAGTGCAATCAGTCCTTTTTACTATCTGGGCTTAATGCAACTGGCGCAACAATTGGGGTTGACGACGATCGCCTGGGCACAGGGAATTGGCCCTTTGCATCGGCCCTTGGCCCGCTGGCTCTCTCGTCAGACCTTTGCCCGGTGTTCTGCCGTGAGTGTCCGGGATACCGCTTCTGCCGCTTTATTAACCGAGTGGCAAATTCCCTTTACCCTGGCTCCCGATCCGGTTTGGGCACTGCAATCAGTTCCCGTGAAGGGGTTGTGGGACTTACCTGCTCCCAGGGTGGCTGTGAACCTGCGTTCCCATCCTCAATTAACCGAGACTCGTTTAGAACACCTGACCCAGGCCCTGATTGCCTTCCAGAAAGCTACCCAAACCTGTCTGTTGCTGGTGCCCTTTCAGCCGTCTCAGGATCTGGCGATCGCCCAAGCCATTCAACCCCGCCTTTCCGGTGTCAGCCAAATTCTGCTGCAGGAGGATCCTCAACATTTAAAAGGAATTTTTCGTGGGGTAGAAATGGCGATCGCCATGCGCTTACATGGCCTGATCATGGCGGCTGCCGAAGAATGTCGCTGCTTTGCCCTCAGCTATGATCCCAAAGTCAGCCAACTGATGCAAGATCTCTCTCTCCCCGGATGGAAGTTAACCGAAATTCCTGACAATCCCAATCAAATCTGCCAGGTCTGGCTGGAACACTACGCCAACGGTGACCCCCTCTCCTCCGACAAGCTTCAATTTCTGGTCGATCGTGCCCTGATCCACCAGGCCCTGCTGCAAGAAGTGCTGGAGGGAGTTGAGAGTTGAGATCTGAGAGTAAAAAGTAGTGAAAAGTTTAAAGTTTTAAGTTTTGAGTTTTAAGTTTTGAGTTTAGAATTACCCATCACCTCTTCACCCCATCACCTCTTCACCCCATTCCTTCTCTTTGTATACTTGCCTTACAATCCCCCCAGAAGTCGCAAAACGATCGCGATCGCCAGGGTACAGTTTTTAAAACTGGGTATATCATTAGCATCGCATTTCCCCATTCGTGTAAAACTGCTTAATTTCAGGATTCAGAAGCTATGAGTGAAGCCGTTAATCCCAATCACGACTCAGCATCTCCGCGATCGGATACCCCCAATTCATCTGCTGTTCCTGCGTCTGAACCTGTGCCAGCAACGGCAGCCGCAGAATCTGAGGAGGATTGGCAAACGGTTGATTTTCCTGGGGCAATTCCCCTAGCTGACTTGCTCCAATCCCCGGTTTTGACTGAAGAAACTTCTGGTGCCACAGCCTCAGTTGAGGCGATCGCTGCCGACAAACAGGAGTCTTTAGAATCTGCGGCCCAGGAACCGGAGAATTTGCAGAATTTGGTGCAGTACCTGCGAAGCGAAAACTCCTCTTTACGAAACCAGATCGTGCAGCTAGAACAGGATCTCGCTCAGGTGCAGGTGGAACTTCAACTGGAAGTTGCCCGCTTTTACTGTAAACAGCCAGAGGATGGGGCAGCAGGGATGGCAACAGATACCACCGATGAGTTGGTGGTTGCCAAAACTCAAATTCAACAATTGACTCAAAGCCTGGAACAGTCTCAGCAAACGGTGCAGCAGCAACAGCAATTCGTGGATGCTTTAACGGAGCAATTGGCGACCAGTCAGGAGCGGATTGCCCAGCTAGAGCGGGATTGTGCCTTGTCTCAGCAACGATACGCGGAACAAGTGCAACTGGCCACTCAGATGGACAACACTTGTCGCGATTTGCGTATGCGGCTGCACCGCCAGCAACAGCAAACATTGCAGTTCAAAGCCGCGCTGGAGAAGAGCCTGGAAACGGCTCCGGTAATTGGTTCTGACCATATTATTTCCAGTGAGCCGCTGACCAGTTCCCCCGATGCAGAGCATCCAGAATCCGCTGCGTTTCTTCCCAAAGCCCAGCCTGTCAAACCCTGGTCGAAAACGCCTGAATCCCCCAGTATTTGCAGTCATACGGTTTCCCCACGATCGCTGGGGAAAGAACTACCGAATCTGTTGAAGCTATTCCATGCTGATACAGCGGCACACTCTCATCCGTCGGATGTGTTGGGATCTGAGGAGTCCAGTGTTGATCCAACGACCCCCCCTGCCGAGCTTTTGGCCCTGGCTCAAAGTGCGATCGCTCCTGATTCCCCCCCACCCAGTGAAGCCGAGCCGCCGGATCTGGATGCCTTGTTTCCCGATGTTCCACCGCTTTCGATCGCAGCAGATGTCTCTTCCCAGGCTGCCATTTTTGATCTCAGCCCATTTGTAGAAGCGGGAGAAGTGGATCCAGCAACCATCGCTGCCTCTCATCCGGTCACTCCAGCAGATGCGATCAGCCAATCCCCCCCCTCCGAACCTCCCACTCCTACCCCATCTCCTACCGCAGCTTCAGAACCAGCCCCCATCCCTTTACCAGAAAACAACTTGTGGGCCGATCTGGCTAGATTGATCGAGCCGGATATGGTAGCTGAAAATGCAGCCATTGACCCGGACTTAACCATTGAGGCTGAATCTCAGGCGATCGAGTCTCCTCCAACTTCTCAACGGTCTGAAAGCATCGAAGTTAACGAACGCCCTGTGCAGGTATCCGAAGATCAAGCCAGGTCTGCCAAGCCTGCTCCGTCACCTCAGACTGACAATCCCTTTGCTCAACCCTTGATCGAAGCTCCCTGGGTAGCAGAAATGCAACCGGGATCTCCCTTCATTACCGTGAAGTCTCCCACTGAGGCACAAAAGGCTGCGATCGCTTCCTACCCGGATCCTCCGATTCCCACCGTTAACTCCCTGGAGCCTTCCGCAGCAGAATCCTCTCCTGGCTTACCTTCTCCGGTCTTACATCCATTCCGCCCAGCTAAAAGACTAAAATCGATGGCCTCTGTTGAACTGCCCAGTTTCCCTCGCACAGCAGAGCAATAACCATCCACCCTGTAACCGCCTCATGCTATGGTGTCATGCAATTGCCTGACCCTTAACATCTATTCATGAATCGGTTCAAATTCTCGGCTACGGTGGCATCGTCGGTAGAGGCCCATCGGAAAGAGTTAAAGCCAGTCCTGTTGCTGGCCTCTGTGTTCTTTGCCGTTACGTTGATCTTTGGTCTGCATCGCTATTTAACGTTTTACGCCTCCTACGACCAGGGCATTTTTAATCAATTGTTCTGGAACGGCATTCATGGGCAGTTTTTCCAAAGTTCGCTGTCATCCGTCCTATCCGGAGCGGTGGTACATGATGGACAGTTGCCGAGCGTGTCCTATCACCGTTTAGGGCAGCATTTTGATCCCATTTTGTTGCTCTGGCATCCCTTCTATGCCCTGTTTCCCAATGCCGCCATGCTGGTGGTTTTACAGGTGGTGCAGGTCACGGCAGGTGGGTTAGTGTTATATGTCCTGGCACGACAGCGGTTGCAACCGGGCCTCTCCGGTATGATTACGGCCAGCTATTATGGGGCGATCGCCGTACTTGGTCCCACCTTTTCCAACTTTCATGATCTGAGTCAGATTCCGCTACTGCTCTTCACTCTGTTTCTGGCCCTGGAGAAGCGCTGGTGGACGTTGTTCTGGCTGATGGCCGGATTGATTCTACTGGTACGGGAAGATACGGGAGTGGTGCTGTTTAGTGTTGGGATTTACCTGATCCTCAGCCGTCGATTTCCCCGTATAGGAATAATTTTATGCGGCATGGGATTTGGCTATGTCCTACTGGCTACTAATGTGTTAATGCCGCTGTTTTCCAGGGATATTTCCCAGCGGTTCATGATTGAGCGATTTGGCCACTTTGCCACCGGGAATGAAGCCTCTACCCTGGATATCCTGTGGGGCATTCTCAGTAATCCTGTGCGTCTGTTTCAGCAATTTTTTGATTCCCTGGATGAAAAAGTTGCCTATATGGTGGGTCAGACCTTGCCCCTGGCCTTTGTGCCGCTGATATCCGGGAGTGCCTGGGCTTTAATCAGTGCTCCCCTGGCTCAGTTATTGCTGCAAGGCGGGGATTCTCGCTTTTCTATCTATATCCGGTATGCCATAACGCTAGTACCCGGTTTGTTTTATGGAGCAATTCTCTGGTGGTCAGTGCATCAGGAGCGGTTTCGGCCTCGATTTCGACAAATCTGGATTGGATTTATCATCCTTTCCCTGCTGGTAACGATCGCCAAAAGTCCTCATCGGGTGTTTTATTTTGCCGTTCCAGATTCCTTTAAACCCTGGGTATATGTCTCCTTACCCCGACAGTGGGAGCATTCCGGACAGATACGATCGCTGCTGCAGGAAATTCCTCCAGAAGCCAGCGTTTCCGCATCGACTTATTTAGTTCCGCACCTGTCCAGTCGGCGGGAAGTGTTGCGGCTACCGTTCCTGCAACTGCGGAATGACCAGAATCAGGCGATCGCGGTGGAGTACGTAGTAGCAGACTTGTGGCAGATGCAACAATACCAGCCTGCCTTCAAATCGGAGCGGGGGTATCTCCTGGATCTATTGCCCCGCATCGATCAGCTAGTAGAAAGTAAGAGTTACGGCATTCTGGGGCTGAAGGATGGTGTGGTATTGCTCAAACGGGGAGAACCTTCCTCACCAGACTTACTCAATGCCTGGAAGGAACTGAAGCGATCGTATGAGGCGAGTTTGGAGAAGGGGACGTGAGGAGTTGGGGATTGGGAATTGGGGAGGGGAGAGAAAAAAGGGGAGTTGGGGGATAGGACGATGAATGGCGACTATCCCCTAAAATGCTATCGGGAGCATTAAACCTTGTCCAAGTCCAGAACCGGAGTTTCTCTTGTTAGGAAAACAACCGTTCTCTCGTTGGACTTGGTTTATCCCTTAATCATTTCGCAGTTTGGAGAATTGCTGTGGATCTGTCTCGTATTCCTGCCCAACCAAAA from Leptodesmis sichuanensis A121 includes:
- the csaB gene encoding polysaccharide pyruvyl transferase CsaB translates to MATARAVLCGYYGMGNGGDEALLASLLQMLPAHVTPVVLSGNPQQTHDRYGVEAVYRKDPKAVFSALRQAQVFIWGGGSLIQDATSAISPFYYLGLMQLAQQLGLTTIAWAQGIGPLHRPLARWLSRQTFARCSAVSVRDTASAALLTEWQIPFTLAPDPVWALQSVPVKGLWDLPAPRVAVNLRSHPQLTETRLEHLTQALIAFQKATQTCLLLVPFQPSQDLAIAQAIQPRLSGVSQILLQEDPQHLKGIFRGVEMAIAMRLHGLIMAAAEECRCFALSYDPKVSQLMQDLSLPGWKLTEIPDNPNQICQVWLEHYANGDPLSSDKLQFLVDRALIHQALLQEVLEGVES
- a CDS encoding DUF2499 domain-containing protein; this translates as MHALSIPTWIIHVSSVIEWMAAIWLIWIYGEVTQNRNWWALSLAMLPALVSAMCACTWHFFDNPASLQWLVTLQASMTVVGNITLLLAGWWIWRSAKAKA
- a CDS encoding DUF2079 domain-containing protein; its protein translation is MNRFKFSATVASSVEAHRKELKPVLLLASVFFAVTLIFGLHRYLTFYASYDQGIFNQLFWNGIHGQFFQSSLSSVLSGAVVHDGQLPSVSYHRLGQHFDPILLLWHPFYALFPNAAMLVVLQVVQVTAGGLVLYVLARQRLQPGLSGMITASYYGAIAVLGPTFSNFHDLSQIPLLLFTLFLALEKRWWTLFWLMAGLILLVREDTGVVLFSVGIYLILSRRFPRIGIILCGMGFGYVLLATNVLMPLFSRDISQRFMIERFGHFATGNEASTLDILWGILSNPVRLFQQFFDSLDEKVAYMVGQTLPLAFVPLISGSAWALISAPLAQLLLQGGDSRFSIYIRYAITLVPGLFYGAILWWSVHQERFRPRFRQIWIGFIILSLLVTIAKSPHRVFYFAVPDSFKPWVYVSLPRQWEHSGQIRSLLQEIPPEASVSASTYLVPHLSSRREVLRLPFLQLRNDQNQAIAVEYVVADLWQMQQYQPAFKSERGYLLDLLPRIDQLVESKSYGILGLKDGVVLLKRGEPSSPDLLNAWKELKRSYEASLEKGT